A stretch of Comamonadaceae bacterium M7527 DNA encodes these proteins:
- a CDS encoding MBL fold metallo-hydrolase: protein MMRLKVWLGLVCVAFINLAAAAGAPPMLLQQVGPNTYYVQGLAALGSTQNQNFISNAGFVIAPEGVVVVDALGSPALAKRLIAQIKTVTDKPITDVIVTHYHADHIYGLQAFKEVGARIIGEQRAKAYIYSETAKLRLQASRTDLAPWVDANTRIVEADEWLGGSKTLELAGTTFQVDMVGPAHTPEDLAVWVPSEKVLFSGDLIFNGRLPFVGGANSSHWIVALDQMLQYPAEAVVPGHGKASTNPQKDITLVRDYLKYLRKTMGEAADNLVPFEQAYDTTDWSDFEPVPMFKFANRMNAYNTYLLMEQEALKAGQ from the coding sequence ATGATGCGTTTGAAGGTGTGGCTAGGGCTTGTCTGTGTGGCGTTTATCAACTTGGCGGCAGCGGCAGGCGCGCCGCCTATGCTGTTGCAGCAAGTAGGCCCCAACACGTATTACGTGCAAGGTTTGGCGGCGCTGGGTAGCACACAAAACCAAAATTTCATCAGCAATGCAGGTTTCGTTATTGCCCCTGAAGGGGTGGTGGTGGTGGACGCACTGGGCTCACCCGCGTTGGCCAAGCGCTTGATTGCACAAATTAAGACGGTCACAGACAAGCCCATCACCGACGTCATCGTGACCCACTACCACGCTGACCATATTTACGGCTTGCAAGCGTTTAAAGAGGTGGGTGCGCGAATCATTGGTGAGCAGCGCGCCAAAGCGTACATCTACTCCGAAACGGCCAAGCTGCGTTTGCAGGCGTCTCGCACGGACTTGGCGCCGTGGGTGGATGCCAACACACGCATTGTCGAAGCAGACGAGTGGCTTGGCGGCAGTAAAACCCTGGAGCTGGCGGGCACCACGTTTCAAGTGGACATGGTGGGCCCAGCGCACACGCCTGAAGATTTGGCGGTGTGGGTGCCATCAGAAAAGGTCTTGTTTTCTGGCGACCTCATCTTCAATGGCCGCTTGCCATTTGTGGGGGGCGCCAATAGCAGCCACTGGATAGTGGCGCTGGACCAAATGCTGCAATACCCCGCTGAGGCGGTGGTGCCAGGCCACGGTAAAGCGTCTACCAACCCCCAAAAAGACATCACCCTGGTGCGCGATTACCTGAAGTACTTGCGCAAAACCATGGGCGAGGCCGCCGACAACCTCGTGCCGTTTGAGCAAGCCTATGACACCACAGACTGGTCAGACTTTGAGCCTGTGCCCATGTTCAAGTTTGCCAATCGCATGAACGCCTACAACACCTATTTGCTGATGGAGCAAGAGGCGCTGAAGGCGGGGCAATAG